A stretch of the Teredinibacter haidensis genome encodes the following:
- the flgL gene encoding flagellar hook-associated protein FlgL, producing the protein MRISSLQIFNIANKGMADANRSLIHTQEQLSSGVRVLNPSDDPVASTKIMQLTNDLSNISQYKKNIDIAENNLVLEESNLSSVNNLLQRMQELAVQAGNTATLSTSEYDALAAEVDARLDELQNLLNSQNANGDYIFGGYKSRSQPFVGSAASGFQYQGDDGQQYIKVANNTSVPASDSGKDIFVDIQSAHNTVHTYASSANRSDPPVGISVGIVTDQEAFDKFYPEDMVVTFNADNQILPAGKNYTVTERATGRVIVANQAYVAGVNIDVNGVSFSVTGSPVSGDPAVPATRPFGADGPVAFPFDFSAPNEETFSVRVGGRTETLILDANISNTTDLAAVLNNVGNGNAAKLAALGLSADNTGIRTDSGINFTLAGGSANIDAVMGLNTNLGSTSSDGVMSKPGDRLFVDSSNKQDVLTTLARFSQGMKSYDGTGDGRDMLEEVIASTLDNLKNAQTSILDVTAKLGARFNTLDSTRQLHLDSEVVMKDVLSELRDVDYAEAATRLSSQSLILQAAQSSFVRVSQLNLFSKL; encoded by the coding sequence ATGCGTATTTCATCACTCCAAATTTTTAATATTGCCAACAAGGGAATGGCCGACGCCAATAGATCCCTTATCCACACGCAAGAGCAGCTTTCCTCAGGCGTACGCGTATTAAACCCTTCCGATGATCCCGTTGCGTCAACCAAAATAATGCAGTTGACTAACGACCTGTCGAATATTTCACAGTACAAAAAAAATATTGATATTGCAGAAAATAACCTGGTGTTAGAAGAGTCCAATCTCTCAAGTGTCAACAATCTCCTACAGCGTATGCAAGAGCTGGCCGTTCAAGCGGGTAACACGGCAACCTTAAGTACAAGCGAATACGATGCGTTGGCCGCCGAAGTGGATGCTCGCCTCGATGAGCTACAAAATTTACTGAATAGTCAGAATGCAAATGGCGATTATATTTTTGGTGGCTACAAAAGCCGTTCACAACCCTTTGTAGGTTCTGCAGCGTCCGGTTTTCAATACCAGGGTGACGATGGACAGCAGTATATCAAGGTGGCCAATAATACCAGTGTGCCAGCCAGTGATTCTGGGAAGGACATCTTTGTTGATATTCAGAGCGCACACAATACCGTTCATACCTATGCCAGTAGTGCAAACCGTTCAGATCCGCCTGTGGGTATTTCAGTCGGCATCGTCACAGACCAGGAAGCTTTCGATAAGTTTTATCCGGAAGATATGGTGGTCACATTCAATGCGGATAATCAGATTTTGCCGGCCGGAAAAAATTATACCGTCACCGAACGTGCAACAGGGCGAGTGATTGTTGCCAACCAAGCTTATGTGGCGGGTGTAAATATAGATGTAAATGGCGTTAGTTTTAGTGTGACTGGCAGCCCTGTGTCTGGTGATCCGGCTGTTCCGGCGACACGGCCTTTTGGTGCCGATGGTCCGGTAGCTTTTCCTTTCGATTTTAGCGCACCCAATGAAGAGACCTTTAGCGTTCGTGTTGGTGGTAGAACAGAAACCCTGATACTGGATGCAAACATCAGCAATACAACAGACTTGGCCGCGGTTCTAAATAATGTCGGTAATGGTAACGCAGCCAAGTTGGCGGCTTTGGGTTTGAGCGCTGATAACACCGGTATACGTACCGATAGCGGCATTAATTTTACGCTGGCGGGTGGCTCGGCGAATATTGATGCGGTAATGGGGCTAAATACTAATTTGGGAAGCACATCGTCCGATGGTGTTATGTCTAAGCCAGGAGATCGATTGTTTGTTGACTCATCCAACAAGCAGGATGTGTTAACAACCCTGGCGCGTTTTAGCCAAGGGATGAAGAGTTACGATGGTACCGGAGATGGTCGAGACATGCTTGAAGAAGTAATTGCCTCGACGCTGGACAATTTGAAAAACGCACAAACCAGTATATTGGACGTAACTGCCAAGTTGGGCGCACGATTTAATACGCTGGACAGTACTCGCCAGCTGCACTTGGATTCAGAAGTGGTGATGAAGGACGTGCTGAGCGAGTTGCGTGACGTTGATTATGCAGAGGCGGCCACACGCCTGTCATCTCAATCTCTGATATTGCAGGCTGCGCAATCGTCTTTTGTTCGCGTTAGCCAGTTAAACCTGTTTTCAAAGTTGTAA
- the flgJ gene encoding flagellar assembly peptidoglycan hydrolase FlgJ — MNNVGSHHLMAAQQQMQSADVYTDINSLQKLKTSDDKDLALRQVAQQFESLFLGLMLKSMRDANAVFEEDSLFNSGESKFYRDMYDQQLSLSMAHSKQGGVGIADALYRQMSASYGDKLTNADGGLSIGPALSTTNSSSKTKYTALADSPEEFVKKVSPIMLQGSEKLGVDADILVAQAALETGWGKSVLSQGDGSSSYNLFNIKAGSQWQGKTVEVSTLEFAQGTFKPEHAKFRAYDSLEESVNDYVRFVQENPRYQQALKSASDSTDYIRELHKAGYATDPDYADKVLSVKARVVSGFSPSQTSET; from the coding sequence ATGAATAATGTAGGATCGCATCATTTAATGGCTGCGCAGCAGCAAATGCAATCAGCCGATGTTTACACCGACATTAATAGCTTGCAAAAGCTTAAAACCAGTGACGATAAAGATCTGGCTCTGCGCCAGGTCGCGCAACAATTTGAATCGTTATTTCTCGGCTTAATGCTGAAAAGTATGCGTGATGCCAATGCGGTCTTTGAAGAAGATAGTCTGTTTAACAGCGGCGAGTCGAAGTTCTATCGCGATATGTACGATCAACAGCTGTCGTTAAGCATGGCCCACAGTAAGCAGGGTGGGGTAGGCATTGCTGATGCGCTCTACCGTCAGATGAGCGCAAGCTATGGCGATAAACTTACAAACGCTGACGGGGGTCTTTCGATTGGTCCGGCCCTGTCAACAACGAACTCATCGTCAAAAACCAAATACACAGCTCTTGCGGATTCGCCTGAAGAATTTGTCAAAAAAGTGTCTCCCATTATGTTACAGGGCTCAGAGAAATTGGGTGTTGATGCCGATATTCTGGTTGCTCAGGCAGCGCTGGAAACGGGTTGGGGAAAATCGGTATTAAGCCAGGGCGATGGTAGTAGCAGTTACAATCTATTCAATATTAAAGCGGGTTCCCAGTGGCAGGGTAAAACTGTCGAGGTGTCAACGCTGGAGTTTGCACAGGGTACCTTTAAACCTGAGCATGCAAAATTCCGCGCTTACGATTCGCTTGAAGAAAGCGTGAACGATTATGTGCGATTTGTACAGGAAAATCCACGCTATCAGCAGGCGTTAAAATCGGCTTCAGATTCTACAGATTATATTCGGGAGTTGCACAAAGCCGGTTATGCAACAGACCCTGATTACGCCGACAAAGTGTTGTCGGTTAAAGCCCGGGTTGTTTCCGGTTTCAGCCCATCACAAACTTCCGAAACATGA
- a CDS encoding flagellar basal body P-ring protein FlgI, whose translation MLFCAAVQAERIKDLTSVSGVRTNQLVGYGLIVGLDGTGDQTNQTPFTTQSFMSMLKQFGITIPANAKFQLKNVAAVAVHAELPPFAKPGQTIDITVSSVANAKSLRGGALLLTPLKGLDGKVYAIAQGNLIVGGFGAEGRDGSSVTVNIPSVGRIPNGAMVERSVPTAFGNNGKIIFNLHTPDFTTAKRVADSINDLLGPDVAMPMDSTSIAVQAPQNAAQRVDYLSLLENVDVRPGEAAAKIIINSRTGTIVVGEHVRVSPVAVTHGSLTVTVREDVQVNQPNAFGDGDTVVVPESTVEVTEESGPMFEFSPGPTLNDIVRAVNEVGAAPGDLMAILEALKQAGALKAEIMVI comes from the coding sequence ATGCTGTTTTGCGCCGCTGTTCAGGCGGAACGAATTAAAGATTTAACTTCAGTTTCTGGGGTGCGTACTAACCAGTTGGTTGGTTATGGATTGATAGTGGGGTTGGATGGTACCGGTGACCAAACCAACCAAACTCCTTTCACCACGCAATCTTTTATGAGCATGTTAAAGCAGTTTGGTATTACCATTCCCGCCAATGCAAAATTCCAGCTCAAAAATGTTGCCGCTGTTGCGGTGCATGCGGAACTGCCACCCTTTGCCAAGCCCGGGCAGACAATCGATATTACGGTTTCCTCGGTTGCCAATGCCAAGAGCTTACGCGGGGGTGCTTTATTACTAACGCCACTCAAAGGTTTGGATGGAAAAGTGTATGCAATCGCCCAGGGCAATTTAATTGTGGGTGGTTTTGGCGCAGAAGGCAGGGATGGTTCCAGCGTAACGGTGAATATCCCCAGTGTTGGACGTATTCCAAACGGTGCAATGGTTGAACGCTCTGTGCCAACAGCGTTCGGCAATAACGGGAAAATTATTTTTAATCTACACACCCCAGATTTTACCACCGCAAAAAGGGTGGCCGACAGTATAAATGATCTGCTCGGGCCCGATGTGGCTATGCCAATGGATTCTACCTCTATTGCTGTTCAGGCACCGCAGAATGCTGCACAGCGCGTCGATTATTTGTCGCTGTTGGAAAATGTGGATGTCAGGCCCGGGGAAGCTGCGGCAAAAATCATTATTAACTCCCGAACCGGCACCATAGTTGTTGGTGAGCATGTGCGTGTATCGCCGGTTGCGGTTACCCACGGTTCGTTGACTGTGACGGTTCGCGAGGATGTTCAGGTCAATCAGCCTAACGCCTTTGGTGATGGGGATACCGTTGTCGTTCCAGAAAGTACTGTAGAAGTAACGGAAGAGTCCGGCCCCATGTTTGAATTCAGCCCCGGCCCAACCCTTAACGATATTGTGCGTGCCGTAAACGAAGTGGGTGCGGCGCCAGGTGATTTAATGGCAATACTCGAAGCCTTAAAACAGGCTGGTGCCTTAAAAGCAGAAATTATGGTGATCTGA
- a CDS encoding flagellin, giving the protein MPLVINTNVTALNAQRQLVNSGNDMSQAMERLASGKRINTARDDAAGLAISNRQTSQIRGLDQAIRNANDGVSLIQTAEGALDETTNILQRMRELSIQSANGIYSDVDRSTLDAEVQQLKAEVDRIALSTTFNGQPLLDGSLSDVALQVGSEAYQTIDLSIQGFSTSSLGGSSGDIVGEETTGLAALQALDAAGATTTLYVNDIALSDLSGTTSLNEAIALINSDLEGKGAEASSLVSVEAASAANGILTGGVSSMTIELVDGNNLTQSYVITDTSSLSELANKINADTIIEAKINDEGKLILSAEDALSIDITDASGASGLPTAAAVNYSLVFTDTGADKNGVKVEVGAVNDAVVEALGIDMQDDDGNLVGSVIADADTAALNAGDIIINGVAIGAIADGATAAPHVDNIIQAINLLSEEHGVVAYEGTTAGTTIELRSTNGDGIAIEYGENATPATVQAATGFQERNAAEGGGSVSGIRIDTAAGAQAAIDVIDVALEQINSTRSELGAINNRLDFTMSNLANVSEKTSAARSRIVDADFAAETSELSRSQVLQQASQAMLAQANAQPQQVLQLLQG; this is encoded by the coding sequence ATGCCCTTAGTCATTAATACCAATGTTACCGCGCTCAATGCACAGCGACAGCTGGTGAATTCCGGTAATGATATGAGTCAGGCTATGGAGCGACTTGCGTCGGGAAAACGAATTAACACTGCCCGTGACGATGCTGCAGGCTTGGCAATTTCAAACCGACAAACCTCGCAGATTCGCGGTTTAGACCAAGCTATTCGAAATGCGAATGACGGTGTTTCACTGATACAAACCGCCGAAGGTGCGTTGGATGAAACAACCAATATTCTACAGCGTATGCGGGAGCTGTCGATTCAGTCTGCGAACGGAATTTATTCCGACGTTGACCGGTCTACACTCGATGCCGAAGTTCAGCAGCTGAAGGCGGAAGTCGATCGTATCGCGCTGTCAACAACATTCAACGGCCAGCCATTATTAGATGGCAGCTTAAGCGATGTTGCCCTGCAGGTTGGGTCTGAGGCGTACCAAACCATCGATCTGTCTATCCAGGGTTTTAGTACTTCTTCTCTGGGAGGAAGCTCTGGAGATATCGTTGGAGAGGAAACCACGGGTCTGGCCGCTTTGCAGGCGCTTGATGCTGCGGGCGCAACAACAACACTTTATGTTAACGATATTGCGTTGAGCGATTTGTCTGGTACTACGTCACTCAACGAAGCCATTGCTCTCATTAATAGTGATCTCGAGGGAAAGGGTGCTGAAGCCTCCAGCCTGGTATCGGTCGAAGCAGCATCTGCCGCCAATGGAATATTGACCGGCGGTGTTTCGTCAATGACGATCGAATTGGTGGACGGCAATAACCTGACACAATCCTATGTTATTACCGATACCAGTAGTCTTTCCGAATTGGCCAATAAAATTAATGCTGACACCATCATCGAAGCAAAAATAAATGATGAAGGGAAATTGATTTTAAGTGCGGAGGATGCGCTCAGCATCGATATTACCGACGCATCTGGAGCCTCCGGCTTGCCGACCGCTGCGGCCGTTAACTATTCATTGGTGTTCACCGATACGGGAGCAGATAAGAATGGTGTCAAAGTAGAAGTTGGCGCTGTTAATGACGCTGTTGTTGAGGCCCTTGGTATTGATATGCAGGATGATGACGGGAACCTTGTCGGTTCCGTTATTGCCGATGCAGACACCGCCGCGTTAAATGCAGGCGATATCATTATTAATGGTGTGGCCATTGGCGCAATCGCAGACGGTGCTACCGCTGCTCCCCACGTCGACAATATTATTCAAGCCATTAACCTTCTATCGGAAGAACACGGTGTTGTTGCGTACGAAGGTACTACGGCTGGTACGACTATTGAGCTGCGCTCCACGAATGGTGACGGCATAGCAATAGAGTATGGTGAAAATGCAACACCAGCTACGGTTCAGGCCGCTACAGGTTTCCAGGAACGTAATGCCGCAGAAGGTGGCGGGTCTGTTTCCGGTATTCGTATTGATACTGCCGCAGGCGCTCAAGCGGCTATTGATGTTATCGATGTCGCGCTGGAACAAATTAACTCGACACGCTCGGAACTGGGTGCGATAAACAACCGCCTGGATTTCACTATGAGCAACCTCGCAAATGTATCGGAAAAAACGTCGGCCGCTCGTTCACGTATTGTCGATGCTGACTTTGCAGCAGAGACTTCCGAGCTAAGCCGGTCCCAGGTGCTGCAGCAGGCATCGCAAGCCATGCTGGCGCAAGCAAATGCGCAACCTCAGCAGGTACTGCAATTGTTGCAGGGCTAA
- the flgH gene encoding flagellar basal body L-ring protein FlgH gives MKTGKSKTLIGCLMVLCLVGCVSQPPMPDDPYYAPVMQPSALPDTPGNGSLYSENSSIALFGDQKASRVGDIINVVLQERTTSSKSTNIGLVKDNDISVGGSGGNSLLLGAVPGAGNLSLSTDLVAEREFTGEADADQSNQLNGNISVTVVDVYPNGTLLVRGEKWLTLNRGDEYIRLSGLVRPDDVSPDNSVLSTKLANARITYSGRGAFADSQEMGWLGKFFNSPLWPF, from the coding sequence ATGAAAACCGGGAAAAGTAAAACGCTAATAGGATGTCTAATGGTTTTGTGCCTGGTGGGCTGCGTGAGCCAACCGCCAATGCCCGATGACCCCTATTATGCTCCGGTAATGCAACCGTCTGCGCTCCCTGATACTCCCGGTAATGGTTCACTCTATTCGGAAAACTCCTCCATTGCGTTATTTGGAGATCAAAAAGCCAGCCGGGTTGGCGATATTATCAATGTGGTTTTGCAGGAACGTACCACTTCAAGTAAAAGCACAAATATTGGTTTGGTTAAAGATAATGATATCAGCGTGGGGGGCTCCGGAGGCAATAGCCTTCTTTTGGGTGCGGTTCCCGGCGCTGGAAATCTTTCGTTGAGTACTGATCTGGTCGCCGAAAGAGAATTTACCGGCGAAGCGGATGCCGACCAAAGCAACCAGCTAAACGGCAATATTTCCGTTACGGTAGTGGATGTTTATCCCAATGGAACATTACTAGTTCGTGGCGAAAAATGGTTGACCTTAAATCGTGGTGATGAATATATTCGTTTGAGTGGTTTGGTTCGCCCTGATGACGTCAGCCCGGATAACTCCGTACTGTCAACAAAACTTGCCAATGCGCGTATTACTTATTCCGGTAGGGGTGCATTCGCCGACTCACAAGAAATGGGTTGGCTGGGCAAATTCTTTAATAGTCCCCTCTGGCCATTTTAA
- the flgK gene encoding flagellar hook-associated protein FlgK, which translates to MSSDLLGVSISGIRVTQSALNTTGHNISNAGVDGYSRQRVNVQTNPATFAGNGYVGNGANVKSIERIVNSFVTEQLRDDTTLYKDLDIYHTYVSQLDDLLSDASTGLASGMESFFASMQNGLDDPTSIPARQLILSESENLADRFNTMYSRFQTIDNNVDESLAAGIAHVNALVSNVAELNLKISNAMGVSDGNQPNDLLDQRDEALRQLSELISIQTYDEGLGQINVVVGNGQNLVVGTEARHLALQPSAEDVAKQDVVFKGDVGGQVVTKSISGGEIGGLLRFRDGTMDQVYNEFGRIAVVMADSFNEAHQQGITLENEFGGLFFYDVNDSRLAAARVIGNSNNAESSESLMRLNISDSQQLTDSDYDVKIESGGLYRIERLNDGKEVATGLLPGSFPFSVEFDGLELVFDGGTFQDGDSFKLQPVRTAGRDFSSSLVNAQSIAFASPLLTDASIGNSGSGVISPGEILSLTAADGSTLPLLANAGQMNPPLVVRFTSPTSYDVLDNSDPGNPVQLNPPIRDQRFIVGVSNNVFGTDPGATLVSSNGELTGLPEGRMPVSQAALLMGPPAAVAPDFTVSDFSGTANQFSFDVVVSGTPDGLSDGTFSITISGPAIVDENVLLSEINAQLNGTGVTGFIADNGTVGFRLNSAGYGDLTLQNYNSDPDGNGDLAPLGQANNLLGLNIEGASLTTVGNTNGVTGAGFLSNGYPAEAITLSRPSATVGAAPLSETIFTNQNASAKEIASALSNVAGVTANAFNYVEMSNLRISNASPLQIQLNGEDLVEYETDSLGNPVVASNVPSPLTDTNAFNDYLAERISENPGLQAAGIYAVPGRNAVTGAAELRVYSSEGDDFELSLTAAVGESIDISDGRNPNTTLNAVGNSVATSMVIGGQLDVTLADDISLSTFPPHSMIFGDTTAADFARSDYYGIQAAITGIPDTGDTFTLDFNVDAASDNRNALSLVNLASGKTVDGGVSTYAESYGALVEKVGIDTASAQINVDASEQVLHQSTQMRASVSGVNLDEEAANLIRFEQMYAANTQVISVARDLFDRLINSF; encoded by the coding sequence ATGAGTTCAGACTTACTCGGTGTCAGTATTAGTGGTATTCGCGTTACCCAGTCGGCGTTAAATACAACTGGCCACAATATTTCCAATGCGGGAGTCGATGGTTATAGTCGCCAGCGCGTCAATGTTCAAACCAATCCCGCAACCTTCGCGGGTAACGGCTATGTTGGAAATGGGGCGAATGTAAAAAGTATAGAACGTATAGTCAATAGCTTTGTTACCGAGCAACTGCGCGACGATACAACCTTGTACAAAGATCTCGACATTTACCACACCTATGTTTCTCAGCTCGATGATCTGCTTTCGGATGCCTCTACTGGCCTTGCCAGTGGTATGGAATCATTTTTCGCTTCAATGCAAAACGGCTTGGACGATCCCACCTCGATTCCTGCGCGGCAACTTATTCTTAGTGAATCCGAAAATCTAGCCGACCGCTTCAATACGATGTATAGCCGCTTTCAGACCATTGACAATAACGTGGATGAATCTTTGGCGGCAGGTATCGCACATGTCAATGCATTAGTTAGTAATGTTGCTGAGCTGAATTTAAAAATATCCAATGCAATGGGCGTGAGTGATGGTAACCAGCCTAACGATTTATTGGATCAGCGCGACGAAGCGTTGCGTCAGTTGTCGGAGCTTATTTCCATTCAAACCTACGATGAAGGGCTTGGCCAAATAAATGTGGTTGTCGGTAATGGCCAAAATTTGGTAGTGGGAACCGAAGCGAGACACCTGGCATTACAGCCAAGTGCAGAAGATGTGGCCAAGCAGGACGTGGTGTTTAAAGGTGATGTTGGCGGACAGGTTGTTACAAAATCCATTTCCGGCGGTGAAATTGGTGGCCTGCTACGTTTTCGCGATGGCACCATGGATCAGGTGTACAACGAATTTGGGCGTATCGCTGTGGTAATGGCCGATAGCTTTAACGAAGCTCATCAGCAGGGCATAACACTGGAAAATGAATTTGGTGGCTTGTTTTTTTACGATGTGAACGATTCGCGTCTGGCTGCTGCGCGCGTTATTGGCAATTCAAATAATGCCGAGAGTTCAGAAAGCTTAATGCGATTGAATATCTCTGATAGTCAGCAGTTAACCGATAGCGATTACGACGTTAAGATTGAGTCCGGTGGTTTATACCGCATAGAGCGTCTCAATGATGGTAAAGAAGTTGCCACGGGTCTGTTGCCCGGGTCATTTCCATTTTCCGTCGAGTTCGATGGCTTGGAATTGGTTTTTGACGGCGGCACCTTTCAGGATGGTGATTCCTTTAAGTTGCAACCTGTTCGTACCGCCGGGCGAGATTTTAGTTCCTCTTTGGTTAACGCTCAGAGCATCGCTTTTGCCAGCCCGCTATTAACTGACGCAAGCATTGGCAATAGTGGTTCCGGTGTTATCTCGCCTGGTGAAATTCTATCGTTAACGGCAGCTGATGGTTCAACTCTGCCGCTCTTGGCGAATGCGGGTCAAATGAATCCGCCCTTGGTCGTGCGCTTTACCTCGCCTACCAGTTATGACGTTCTCGATAATTCGGATCCGGGTAACCCTGTTCAATTGAATCCACCTATTCGTGATCAGCGTTTTATCGTGGGCGTTAGCAATAATGTATTTGGTACAGACCCTGGTGCAACTTTGGTGTCATCTAATGGTGAGCTGACGGGCTTACCAGAAGGGCGCATGCCTGTCAGTCAAGCCGCTTTATTAATGGGCCCGCCTGCTGCGGTTGCTCCGGATTTTACCGTAAGTGATTTTAGCGGCACTGCCAACCAGTTTAGTTTTGATGTTGTTGTCAGCGGTACACCTGATGGCCTTAGTGACGGTACTTTTAGTATTACCATTTCTGGGCCAGCGATTGTCGATGAAAATGTGCTACTTAGCGAAATTAACGCCCAGCTAAATGGTACGGGTGTGACCGGCTTTATTGCAGACAACGGTACCGTGGGCTTTCGCCTGAACAGCGCTGGCTATGGTGATCTGACGCTGCAGAACTACAATTCCGATCCGGATGGCAATGGTGATTTGGCTCCGCTGGGACAGGCGAATAACTTACTGGGTTTGAATATTGAAGGTGCCAGTTTAACAACGGTAGGCAATACTAATGGTGTCACCGGCGCGGGCTTTTTGAGTAACGGTTATCCGGCAGAAGCGATTACGCTATCTCGTCCGTCGGCAACAGTTGGGGCTGCACCACTTAGTGAAACCATTTTTACCAACCAGAATGCCAGCGCAAAAGAAATTGCCAGTGCTTTAAGTAATGTGGCTGGCGTTACGGCGAATGCGTTTAATTATGTGGAAATGTCCAATTTACGTATTTCCAATGCGTCTCCGCTGCAGATTCAGTTAAATGGCGAAGATCTGGTCGAGTATGAAACGGATTCGCTGGGGAACCCTGTGGTCGCCTCAAATGTACCCAGCCCGCTGACGGACACCAATGCTTTTAATGACTATTTAGCCGAACGGATTTCAGAAAATCCTGGGTTACAGGCGGCTGGTATCTATGCTGTTCCGGGGCGAAACGCGGTTACAGGTGCCGCTGAATTGCGTGTTTATTCTAGTGAAGGCGATGATTTTGAATTGTCGTTGACTGCAGCTGTGGGTGAATCCATTGATATAAGCGATGGCCGCAACCCCAATACGACCTTAAATGCTGTCGGCAATAGTGTCGCGACATCGATGGTTATCGGTGGGCAGCTGGACGTTACACTTGCCGACGATATTTCGCTTTCAACGTTTCCGCCCCACAGTATGATTTTTGGGGATACCACTGCAGCGGACTTTGCACGTTCGGATTACTATGGAATTCAAGCCGCAATTACGGGTATTCCCGATACTGGCGATACCTTTACATTAGATTTTAATGTGGATGCGGCTTCCGACAATCGCAATGCCCTATCTCTTGTTAATTTGGCCAGTGGGAAAACGGTGGATGGTGGTGTTTCTACCTATGCAGAGAGTTACGGTGCACTGGTAGAAAAAGTGGGGATCGATACTGCATCTGCCCAAATTAATGTGGATGCCAGTGAGCAAGTGCTTCATCAGTCTACTCAAATGCGGGCTTCTGTTTCCGGTGTTAACCTGGATGAAGAAGCGGCAAACCTTATCCGCTTCGAACAAATGTATGCCGCTAATACACAGGTCATTTCCGTTGCCAGAGACCTATTTGACCGCTTAATTAACTCGTTTTAA